A part of Leifsonia xyli subsp. xyli str. CTCB07 genomic DNA contains:
- a CDS encoding DUF349 domain-containing protein, giving the protein MATSEQHPWGRVDESGTVYVREGDGERAVGQYPDGTPDEAIAYFERKYLDLAGQVGLLEQRARRGAPAADIAKSVSKLRAAIDGANAVGDLAALSTRLNALSGAVEELTEQQSAEAKAALEQAVADRTAIVEEAEALAAQDPAHTQWKQTTATLDALFARWQTHQHEGPRLPKGEANDLWKRFRSARSTIEHNRKAFFAELDNQHRDVRTRKNALIESAERLIPLGADGVPEYRRLLDQWKLAGRAGKKNDDALWARFKAAGDAIYSAKAEVDARDNEEYEANLQLKLTLLEEAEPLLNEKDRETAHAKLLAIQERWDAIGRVPREQVRNVEDRLRKVEASVRRLDEEHWQRNDPEKKARLEGLASQLNTAIAKLEQELDEAKASGDAGKMKAAQEALDARRIWLNALG; this is encoded by the coding sequence TTGGCTACTTCTGAACAGCACCCCTGGGGTCGCGTCGACGAGTCCGGCACAGTGTATGTCCGAGAGGGCGACGGAGAACGCGCCGTCGGCCAGTACCCGGACGGCACGCCGGACGAAGCGATCGCGTATTTCGAACGCAAATACCTCGATCTCGCCGGGCAGGTCGGCCTGCTGGAGCAGCGTGCGCGGCGCGGCGCCCCCGCCGCCGACATCGCCAAGTCGGTCTCCAAGCTGCGCGCCGCCATCGACGGCGCGAACGCCGTCGGCGACCTCGCTGCCCTCTCCACCCGTCTGAACGCTCTGAGCGGCGCGGTGGAGGAGCTGACCGAACAGCAGAGCGCCGAGGCGAAGGCCGCGCTCGAACAGGCGGTCGCCGACCGCACCGCAATCGTCGAGGAGGCTGAGGCGCTGGCCGCGCAGGACCCGGCCCACACGCAGTGGAAGCAGACCACCGCCACGCTGGACGCGCTCTTCGCGCGCTGGCAGACGCACCAACATGAGGGCCCGCGACTCCCCAAGGGCGAGGCGAACGATCTCTGGAAGCGATTCCGCAGTGCCCGCTCGACCATCGAGCACAACCGCAAGGCTTTCTTCGCGGAACTCGACAACCAGCACCGCGATGTGCGCACCCGCAAGAACGCGCTCATCGAGAGCGCGGAACGCCTCATCCCGCTCGGTGCCGACGGCGTCCCGGAGTACCGCCGGCTGCTCGACCAGTGGAAGCTCGCCGGGCGAGCCGGCAAGAAGAACGACGACGCCCTCTGGGCGCGCTTCAAAGCCGCCGGCGACGCTATCTACTCGGCCAAGGCCGAGGTCGACGCACGCGACAACGAGGAGTACGAGGCCAACCTCCAACTCAAACTCACCCTCCTCGAAGAGGCAGAGCCGCTCCTGAACGAGAAGGACCGCGAGACAGCCCACGCCAAGCTGCTCGCCATCCAGGAGCGCTGGGATGCGATCGGACGCGTTCCGCGCGAACAGGTCCGGAACGTCGAGGACCGTCTGCGCAAGGTCGAGGCCTCTGTCCGCCGGCTGGACGAGGAGCACTGGCAGCGCAACGACCCGGAGAAGAAGGCACGCTTGGAAGGGCTCGCCAGCCAGCTCAACACGGCGATCGCCAAGCTGGAGCAAGAGCTCGACGAGGCGAAGGCCAGCGGCGACGCCGGCAAGATGAAGGCGGCCCAGGAGGCGCTCGACGCCCGCCGCATCTGGTTGAACGCGCTGGGCTGA
- the secD gene encoding protein translocase subunit SecD: protein MAKSIPVKKAWRSLTWLGVIVVVLLWTLTAGVLFSNATWLPKLALDLEGGTQIILAPQVSNGAAVQQQQLDQAVSIIRQRIDASGVSEAQISTEGSRNIVVSLPGKPDEETLDRVKSSARLDFRPVLVAGGPTNEVVGADGKSTPAPTPAPDLLSTPTATPKNGSDLAWVTPKLQAEFNAFECKSADHQDLSSAPTDQPLITCDDGGTVKYLLGPVEVKGQNIKDASAGLVQSSQGVTTGQWAVNIVFDGTGTKQFADVTTRLVGLTGSQNQFAIVLDGKVISAPTTQSAITDGKPQITGNFTESSAKALADQLKFGALPFSFKVQSQDTISATLGSAQLLAGLIAGLIGLLLVAIYTFFQYRLLAFVTIFSLVVAGVLTWLTISLLSWHYDYRLSLAGVAGLIVAIGFTADSFIVYFERIRDELRDGRSLESAVEAGWGRARRTIYASKATNLLAAIVLYILAAANVRGFAFTLGLTTIIDVIVVLLFTHPTLQLLAKTAFFSEGHTLSGLDPQALGAVYRGAAQFRSPALSVNRGKAARSSNEAARRQTIAERKAAELTASSSSSDRSDEGKDS from the coding sequence GTGGCAAAGTCGATCCCGGTCAAAAAAGCCTGGCGTTCGCTGACATGGCTCGGCGTCATCGTGGTGGTCCTTCTCTGGACCCTCACGGCCGGCGTCCTCTTCAGCAACGCCACTTGGCTGCCGAAGCTCGCCCTCGACCTCGAGGGCGGCACCCAGATCATCCTGGCGCCGCAGGTGTCCAACGGCGCGGCGGTGCAGCAGCAGCAGCTCGATCAGGCGGTCTCGATCATCCGCCAGCGCATCGACGCCTCCGGTGTCTCGGAGGCGCAGATCTCCACCGAGGGCTCGCGGAACATCGTCGTCTCGCTCCCAGGCAAACCCGATGAGGAGACGCTGGATCGGGTGAAGTCGAGCGCCCGCCTCGACTTCCGCCCGGTGCTCGTCGCCGGAGGTCCGACCAATGAGGTCGTCGGCGCGGACGGCAAATCCACCCCCGCGCCGACGCCCGCGCCGGATCTGCTGTCGACGCCGACGGCCACGCCGAAGAACGGCAGCGACCTCGCCTGGGTCACGCCGAAGCTGCAGGCCGAATTCAACGCGTTCGAGTGCAAGTCCGCCGACCATCAGGACCTGAGCTCCGCGCCGACCGACCAGCCGCTCATCACTTGCGACGATGGCGGCACGGTCAAGTACCTGCTCGGCCCGGTCGAGGTCAAAGGGCAGAACATCAAGGACGCGAGCGCCGGCCTGGTGCAGAGTTCACAGGGCGTGACCACCGGACAGTGGGCCGTGAACATCGTCTTCGACGGAACCGGCACCAAGCAGTTCGCGGATGTCACCACGCGCCTCGTCGGGCTCACCGGCTCGCAGAACCAGTTCGCGATCGTCCTGGATGGAAAAGTCATCTCCGCGCCGACCACCCAGTCGGCCATCACGGACGGTAAACCGCAGATCACCGGCAATTTCACGGAGTCGAGCGCCAAGGCGCTGGCCGACCAGCTCAAATTCGGCGCCCTGCCGTTCAGCTTCAAGGTGCAGAGCCAGGACACGATCTCCGCCACGCTCGGCTCAGCCCAGCTCCTCGCGGGTCTGATCGCGGGCCTCATCGGGCTCCTCCTGGTCGCGATCTACACGTTCTTCCAGTACCGCCTCCTGGCCTTTGTGACGATCTTCTCTCTGGTCGTCGCGGGCGTACTCACCTGGCTCACCATCTCGCTGCTGTCCTGGCACTACGACTACCGTCTGTCGCTCGCTGGTGTCGCGGGTCTGATCGTGGCCATCGGCTTCACGGCGGACTCTTTCATCGTCTACTTCGAGCGAATACGCGACGAACTGCGCGACGGCCGTTCCCTCGAGTCCGCCGTCGAGGCGGGCTGGGGCCGTGCCCGCCGCACCATCTACGCGTCCAAGGCGACCAACCTCCTCGCCGCGATCGTTCTGTACATCCTCGCGGCGGCGAACGTGCGCGGCTTCGCGTTCACTCTCGGACTCACGACGATCATTGATGTGATCGTGGTGCTGCTCTTCACCCACCCGACGCTGCAGCTCCTCGCCAAGACGGCGTTCTTCTCCGAGGGCCACACGCTCTCCGGCCTCGATCCGCAGGCGCTCGGCGCCGTGTACCGCGGGGCGGCGCAGTTCCGGTCGCCGGCCCTGTCGGTCAATAGGGGCAAGGCCGCTCGCAGTTCCAATGAGGCGGCTCGCCGCCAGACGATCGCCGAACGGAAGGCCGCTGAACTCACTGCGTCTTCGTCGTCCTCGGATCGATCGGACGAGGGGAAGGACTCCTGA
- the secF gene encoding protein translocase subunit SecF encodes MASRLTQFGNDLYTGARSFAFVSKRTIWYTIAAIMVVLSILVPVLKGGFNFSIEFRGGSQFQITSVQNTDTRKAQSALASVVPNAVSHVSVVGRDAVQVQTDQLSETQTKAVADALAKAYSVDDGDVSSTFIGPSWGADVTQQSIQGLVVFLLLAFIAMALYFRTWKMSASAIVSLFHDLIITAGIYALVGFEVSPATMIGFLTILGYSLYDTVVVFDKIRENTKEEMDLTRRTFAESVNLAVNQTLVRSINTAVVAVLPVASILFIGAYALGAATLRDISLALLIGIVVGTYSTVFLGAPMYSQFREHEPAIRKHDQRVLSVRPKAAQSAVQSVAAE; translated from the coding sequence ATGGCAAGCCGTCTCACTCAGTTTGGCAATGATCTCTACACCGGGGCGCGCTCGTTCGCCTTCGTCAGCAAACGCACGATCTGGTACACTATCGCGGCCATCATGGTCGTGCTCTCCATTCTGGTCCCGGTGCTCAAGGGCGGCTTCAACTTCTCGATCGAGTTCCGCGGCGGATCGCAGTTCCAGATCACCAGCGTCCAGAACACCGACACCCGCAAGGCCCAGTCGGCTCTCGCCAGCGTCGTGCCCAACGCCGTCTCCCATGTGAGTGTCGTCGGCCGGGACGCCGTGCAGGTCCAGACGGATCAGCTTTCGGAGACGCAGACCAAGGCGGTCGCCGACGCGCTCGCCAAGGCGTACAGCGTGGACGATGGCGATGTCTCTTCGACCTTCATCGGCCCTTCGTGGGGCGCGGACGTGACGCAGCAGTCCATTCAGGGCCTGGTCGTCTTTCTGCTTCTCGCATTCATCGCGATGGCGCTCTACTTCCGCACCTGGAAGATGTCGGCTTCGGCGATCGTCTCGCTGTTCCACGATCTGATCATCACCGCGGGAATCTACGCGCTTGTCGGTTTCGAGGTCTCGCCGGCCACCATGATCGGCTTCCTGACCATCCTCGGCTACTCGCTGTACGACACGGTGGTTGTGTTCGACAAGATCCGCGAGAACACCAAAGAGGAGATGGACCTCACCCGGCGCACCTTCGCGGAGTCCGTCAACCTTGCGGTCAACCAGACTCTCGTCCGCTCGATCAACACCGCTGTCGTCGCAGTGCTCCCGGTGGCCTCGATCCTCTTCATCGGAGCGTACGCCCTCGGCGCCGCGACCCTCCGCGATATCTCGCTGGCACTGCTCATCGGCATCGTGGTGGGCACCTACTCCACTGTCTTCCTGGGGGCGCCGATGTACTCGCAGTTCCGCGAGCACGAGCCCGCCATCAGGAAGCACGACCAGAGGGTGCTCTCCGTGCGGCCCAAGGCCGCTCAGAGCGCCGTCCAGTCGGTCGCGGCGGAATAG
- the ruvC gene encoding crossover junction endodeoxyribonuclease RuvC, whose protein sequence is MRVLGIDPGLTRCGVGVVDVRRDRRATLVEVTVIRTPAEMPLEQRLLAVGDGIAALLDRYSPAAVAIERVFAQHNLRTVIGVAQVSGVALHTAAQRGLPVALHTPSEVKAAITGYGSADKKQVQAMVARVLGLPEAPKPADAADALAIAICHAWRGGLAALSTSGAVGAAGPAAVPGAALTPAQAAWRAAERSTARTSSAPRRLAR, encoded by the coding sequence ATCCGGGTGCTCGGCATCGACCCCGGTCTCACCCGGTGCGGTGTCGGGGTGGTGGATGTGCGTCGCGACCGCCGCGCGACCCTGGTCGAGGTGACGGTCATCCGGACCCCGGCGGAGATGCCCCTCGAACAGCGGCTGCTCGCCGTCGGCGACGGGATCGCCGCCCTCCTGGACAGGTACAGCCCGGCGGCGGTCGCCATCGAGCGCGTCTTCGCGCAGCACAACCTGCGGACGGTGATAGGTGTGGCGCAGGTGAGCGGCGTCGCGCTGCACACGGCCGCGCAGCGCGGCCTGCCCGTCGCCTTGCACACGCCGAGCGAGGTCAAGGCAGCGATCACGGGCTACGGCTCGGCGGACAAGAAGCAGGTGCAGGCGATGGTCGCCCGCGTTCTCGGGCTCCCCGAGGCCCCCAAGCCGGCGGATGCCGCCGACGCGCTCGCCATCGCGATCTGCCATGCGTGGCGGGGTGGGCTGGCCGCTTTGTCCACGTCCGGAGCGGTGGGAGCGGCCGGCCCCGCAGCCGTGCCCGGAGCGGCGCTCACGCCCGCCCAGGCCGCGTGGCGCGCCGCGGAGCGCTCCACCGCCCGGACGTCGTCCGCTCCCCGTAGGCTGGCCAGGTGA
- the yajC gene encoding preprotein translocase subunit YajC — MIDPLTIVMVVILAALVFFMFRNSRKRSKEQAETRSKMVPGVEIMTNFGLYGTLLSVDEDDNTALIETSPGQVVKVHRQVLARVIEPKDAVVAEDAATPEIGLNTDTAIRHDAPEFGERIEESSPKPGAKSDD, encoded by the coding sequence ATGATTGACCCGTTGACCATTGTGATGGTCGTCATCCTGGCCGCCCTCGTCTTCTTCATGTTCCGCAACAGCCGCAAGCGGAGCAAGGAGCAGGCGGAGACGCGATCGAAGATGGTGCCCGGAGTCGAGATCATGACCAACTTCGGTCTCTATGGGACGCTCCTGTCCGTCGATGAGGACGACAACACTGCGCTTATCGAGACCAGCCCCGGTCAGGTTGTGAAGGTCCACCGTCAGGTGCTTGCCCGTGTCATCGAGCCGAAGGACGCCGTCGTCGCCGAGGACGCCGCCACCCCCGAGATCGGGCTCAACACGGACACCGCGATCCGTCACGACGCGCCCGAGTTCGGCGAGCGGATCGAGGAATCGTCCCCGAAGCCCGGCGCCAAGAGCGACGACTGA
- the ruvA gene encoding Holliday junction branch migration protein RuvA — MISSLRGTVLSASGGAAVIDVGGVGFAVQLTPDHARSLRVGDEAFVHTTLIVREDSLQLFGFSGLEQLQVFELLNGVSGVGPKSAISVLSVLSPDQVADAVAAADDAPFRAVSGIGPKTAKLIVVSLTGKLAACRRPSAPSARRPSAPSSVSDSVLVALVGLGWPEKVAGEAVAEVIAGTAESERDSVQTLLRLTLARLGPANQAAR, encoded by the coding sequence GTGATCTCCTCTCTCCGCGGCACCGTCCTCTCTGCGAGCGGCGGCGCGGCCGTGATCGACGTGGGGGGCGTCGGTTTCGCCGTCCAGCTCACCCCCGACCACGCTCGGTCCCTCCGCGTCGGCGACGAGGCGTTCGTCCACACCACGCTCATCGTCCGCGAGGACTCCCTGCAGCTCTTCGGCTTCTCCGGCCTGGAGCAGCTGCAAGTGTTCGAATTGCTGAACGGCGTCTCCGGCGTCGGCCCGAAGTCCGCGATCAGCGTGCTCTCCGTCCTCAGCCCCGATCAGGTGGCGGATGCCGTCGCCGCCGCCGACGACGCCCCGTTCCGCGCGGTCTCCGGCATCGGTCCCAAAACCGCGAAGCTCATTGTCGTGTCGCTCACCGGCAAGCTCGCAGCCTGCCGGCGTCCCTCCGCTCCGTCCGCCCGGAGACCCAGCGCCCCGTCCTCCGTGTCCGACAGCGTCTTGGTCGCCCTCGTCGGTCTCGGCTGGCCGGAGAAAGTCGCCGGCGAGGCCGTCGCCGAAGTGATCGCCGGCACCGCCGAGAGCGAACGCGACAGCGTCCAGACCCTGCTGCGGCTGACCCTCGCCCGCCTCGGACCCGCGAACCAGGCGGCCCGATGA
- the ruvB gene encoding Holliday junction branch migration DNA helicase RuvB — protein MSDDPTTPELESESESELAFEGALRPRTLAEFVGQAKVRGQLQLLLTAARMQERTADHILLAGPPGLGKTTLAMIVAHESDRPLRLSSGPAIQHAGDLAALLSSLTPGEVLFIDEIHRMARTAEEMLYLAMEDFRIDIMVGKGAGATSIPLDLAPFTLVGATTRSGLLPNPLRDRFGFTAHLEFYDEGELAQVLARAAVMLEFEIDGEALAEIAGRCRGTPRIANRLLRRVRDYALVHGGRADIAAVHAALELYDVNELGLDRLDRAVLHAILERFEGGPVGLNTLAVSVGEEPETIESVVEPFLVRIGLLSRTPRGRVATVAAWRHFGLAAPRQGHSQPPSLMDDL, from the coding sequence ATGAGCGACGATCCGACCACCCCCGAGCTCGAGTCCGAGTCCGAGTCGGAGCTCGCCTTCGAGGGCGCCCTCCGCCCGCGGACGCTGGCCGAGTTCGTCGGCCAGGCCAAGGTCCGCGGCCAGTTGCAGCTGCTGCTGACCGCCGCCCGCATGCAGGAACGCACCGCCGACCACATCCTGCTCGCCGGGCCGCCCGGCCTCGGCAAGACCACCCTCGCGATGATCGTGGCCCACGAGAGCGACCGGCCGTTGCGCCTCTCCAGCGGCCCTGCCATCCAGCACGCCGGGGACCTCGCCGCGCTGCTCTCCTCGCTCACCCCGGGCGAGGTGCTTTTCATCGACGAGATTCACCGGATGGCCCGCACCGCCGAAGAGATGCTCTATCTGGCGATGGAGGACTTCCGCATCGACATCATGGTCGGCAAGGGCGCGGGCGCGACGTCCATCCCCCTCGACCTGGCGCCCTTCACGCTCGTCGGCGCGACGACCCGTTCGGGGCTGCTCCCGAATCCGCTCCGGGACCGCTTCGGTTTCACCGCCCACCTCGAGTTCTACGACGAGGGCGAGCTCGCGCAGGTCCTCGCGCGCGCCGCCGTCATGCTCGAGTTCGAGATCGACGGGGAGGCCCTCGCCGAGATCGCCGGCCGCTGCCGGGGCACTCCGCGCATCGCCAACCGCCTGCTCCGCCGTGTGCGCGACTACGCCCTCGTCCACGGCGGGCGAGCCGACATCGCCGCTGTCCACGCCGCACTGGAGCTGTACGACGTTAACGAGCTCGGGCTCGACCGGCTCGACCGCGCCGTGCTGCACGCGATCCTGGAGCGCTTCGAGGGGGGACCGGTGGGCCTGAACACTCTGGCGGTCTCCGTCGGGGAGGAGCCGGAGACGATCGAATCGGTGGTCGAGCCCTTCCTCGTCCGCATCGGACTGCTCTCGCGGACGCCGCGCGGGCGGGTGGCGACCGTCGCCGCCTGGCGCCATTTCGGCCTCGCGGCTCCCCGGCAAGGACACTCACAGCCTCCATCACTGATGGATGACTTATAA
- a CDS encoding YebC/PmpR family DNA-binding transcriptional regulator, translating into MSGHSKWATTKHKKAVIDARRAKSFAKLIKNIEVAAKIGGADLSGNPTLVDAVQKAKKTSVPNDNIDRAIKRGAGLTGESIDYTTIMYEGYGPGGVALLIECLTENKNRAAAEVRTAMTRNGGTMADPGSVAYNFHRKGVIVVPHADGVDEDAVLVAVLEAGAEEVTDLGESFEVLTEATDLVAARTALQAAGIDYDSADAEFVATVTVQTDAEAARKVFRLIDALEDSDDVQNVYTTLDLSAEVQAQLDDE; encoded by the coding sequence GTGTCCGGGCATTCTAAGTGGGCCACGACCAAGCACAAGAAGGCGGTGATCGACGCCCGCCGTGCGAAGTCGTTCGCCAAGCTCATCAAGAACATCGAAGTGGCCGCGAAGATCGGCGGCGCTGACCTGTCTGGCAACCCGACTCTCGTGGATGCCGTGCAGAAGGCGAAGAAGACCTCGGTCCCGAACGACAACATCGACCGCGCGATCAAGCGCGGCGCGGGTCTCACCGGCGAGTCCATCGACTACACGACGATCATGTACGAGGGCTACGGCCCCGGCGGAGTCGCCCTCCTGATCGAGTGCCTCACCGAGAACAAGAACCGCGCCGCCGCCGAGGTGCGCACCGCGATGACCCGCAACGGCGGAACCATGGCCGACCCGGGCAGCGTCGCCTACAACTTCCACCGCAAGGGCGTCATCGTCGTTCCCCACGCGGACGGAGTGGATGAGGACGCGGTGCTCGTCGCGGTGCTCGAAGCGGGTGCCGAGGAGGTCACCGACCTGGGCGAGTCGTTCGAGGTGCTCACCGAGGCGACCGATCTGGTCGCGGCGCGCACGGCGCTCCAGGCGGCCGGTATCGACTATGACTCGGCCGACGCCGAGTTCGTGGCCACGGTCACGGTGCAGACGGACGCCGAGGCCGCCCGCAAAGTCTTCCGCCTGATCGACGCCCTCGAGGACTCGGACGATGTGCAGAACGTCTACACCACCCTCGACCTCAGTGCCGAGGTGCAGGCCCAGCTCGACGACGAGTAG
- a CDS encoding rhodanese-like domain-containing protein, translating into MAGYDLSETDVTATRARELIEAGAAWLLDVREQREWEAGHAPGAHHIALSEFDGRQHELPEGEQILVICRSGGRSRMVTDALLRASRLAANVSGGMDAWASSGGAVTRPDGSPGTVV; encoded by the coding sequence ATGGCCGGCTACGACCTCTCCGAGACGGATGTGACCGCCACCCGCGCCAGAGAGCTCATCGAGGCGGGCGCGGCCTGGTTGCTCGACGTCCGCGAGCAGCGCGAGTGGGAGGCGGGGCACGCCCCAGGCGCTCACCACATCGCCCTCTCCGAATTCGACGGCCGCCAGCATGAGCTGCCCGAGGGCGAACAGATCCTGGTCATCTGCCGCAGCGGAGGCCGTTCCCGGATGGTGACCGATGCTCTGCTCCGGGCTAGCCGTCTGGCCGCCAACGTCAGCGGCGGCATGGACGCTTGGGCGTCGTCCGGCGGTGCTGTCACCCGGCCGGATGGTTCGCCTGGGACTGTGGTCTGA
- a CDS encoding RelA/SpoT family protein, producing MVDTSTPQSASLRRLVPRIFSRSQPAGAVDTLIRTVRTHDPKADLSLIERAYAVAEGAHSGQKRRSGEPYITHPVAVAQIIADLGVGAKTIAAALLHDTVEDTDYTLDEVRDQFGGEIAMLVDGVTKLDKVKYGDSAQAETVRKMIVAMSKDIRVLIVKLADRLHNARTWGFVPAANAARKATETLEIYAPLAHRLGIQAIKWELEDLSFAVLHPKLYVEIESLVKQRTPERERLVQQVIDAINDDLKSARIRGKVVGRPKQYYSIYQKMVVRGREFDDIYDLVGIRVLVTTVRDCYAVLGQIHARWTPMPGRFKDYIATPKFNLYQSLHTTVIGPQGRPVEIQIRTEEMHQRAEFGVAAHWKYKEQTTGKSSGGPGRDGTDLAWLAHISDWQAETADPGEFLDSLRFEIGAKEVYVFTPKGRVIGLPTGATPVDFAYAVHTEVGHRTMGAKVNGRLVPLESSLTTGDVVEIFTSKNPDSGPSQDWLAFVKSPRARNKIRQWFTKERRDEAIEQGKDAIARAMRKQNLPLQKLMTQDALVEVASSLKHVDVSSLYAAVGEGHISTQSVIEKIVASLQSEAESDGELEISVKGRAKQLRNSDSGVLVRGAPDILVKLAKCCTPVPVDPIVGFITRGQGVSVHQANCHNVQSLLQEPERMIEVEWAPSSKSVFLVQIQVEALDRSGLLSDVTRVLSENHVNILSATVTTSSDRLALSRFVFEMGDTTHLDRVLNAVRRIDTVYDVYRVSAG from the coding sequence ATGGTTGACACATCGACACCGCAGTCCGCGTCCCTGCGCCGCCTCGTGCCCCGCATCTTCTCCCGTTCCCAGCCCGCCGGCGCGGTGGACACCCTGATCCGCACGGTGCGCACGCACGATCCCAAGGCCGATCTCTCGCTGATCGAGCGCGCGTACGCTGTCGCCGAGGGCGCGCACTCCGGCCAGAAGCGTCGTTCCGGCGAGCCGTACATCACGCATCCGGTCGCCGTCGCGCAGATCATCGCCGACCTTGGAGTCGGGGCGAAGACGATCGCAGCCGCTCTGCTCCACGACACGGTCGAGGACACCGATTACACCCTCGATGAAGTCCGTGACCAGTTTGGCGGTGAGATCGCGATGCTGGTGGACGGGGTCACCAAGCTCGACAAGGTCAAGTACGGTGACAGCGCCCAAGCGGAGACCGTCCGCAAGATGATCGTCGCGATGTCGAAGGACATCCGCGTTCTGATCGTCAAGCTCGCGGACCGGCTGCACAACGCCCGAACCTGGGGCTTCGTGCCGGCCGCGAACGCCGCGCGCAAGGCGACGGAGACGCTGGAGATCTACGCTCCGCTCGCACACCGCCTCGGTATCCAGGCGATCAAATGGGAACTCGAAGACCTGTCGTTCGCTGTTCTGCACCCGAAGCTCTACGTGGAGATCGAGAGCCTCGTCAAGCAGCGCACACCGGAGCGGGAGCGGCTCGTCCAGCAGGTGATCGACGCGATCAACGACGATCTGAAGTCGGCACGGATACGGGGCAAGGTCGTTGGCCGGCCGAAACAGTACTACTCGATCTATCAGAAGATGGTCGTGCGCGGCCGGGAGTTCGACGATATCTACGATCTCGTCGGCATCCGCGTTCTCGTGACGACCGTACGCGATTGCTACGCGGTCCTCGGTCAGATCCACGCCCGCTGGACGCCGATGCCGGGCCGTTTCAAGGACTACATCGCGACGCCGAAGTTCAACCTGTACCAGTCGCTCCACACGACGGTCATCGGACCGCAGGGCCGGCCCGTCGAGATCCAAATCCGCACCGAGGAGATGCACCAGCGAGCCGAGTTCGGTGTCGCGGCCCACTGGAAGTACAAGGAGCAGACCACGGGCAAGAGCTCTGGCGGTCCGGGCAGGGACGGCACCGATCTCGCGTGGCTCGCGCACATCTCGGATTGGCAGGCCGAGACCGCCGACCCGGGCGAGTTCCTCGACTCGCTGCGCTTCGAGATCGGGGCGAAGGAGGTCTATGTCTTCACGCCGAAGGGCCGCGTGATCGGCCTCCCCACCGGCGCGACGCCCGTGGACTTCGCCTACGCCGTCCACACCGAAGTCGGGCACCGGACGATGGGCGCGAAGGTCAACGGCCGCCTCGTCCCTTTGGAGAGCAGTCTCACCACCGGCGACGTGGTGGAGATCTTCACCTCCAAAAACCCGGACTCCGGCCCCAGCCAGGACTGGCTCGCCTTTGTCAAAAGCCCACGGGCGCGCAACAAGATCCGCCAGTGGTTCACGAAGGAACGCCGAGACGAGGCGATCGAGCAGGGCAAGGACGCGATCGCGCGCGCGATGCGCAAGCAGAACCTTCCGCTGCAGAAGCTCATGACGCAGGACGCGCTGGTAGAGGTCGCCTCGTCGCTGAAGCACGTGGATGTCTCGTCGCTGTACGCGGCGGTCGGCGAGGGCCACATCTCGACGCAGTCCGTCATCGAGAAGATCGTCGCTTCCCTGCAGAGCGAGGCCGAGTCCGACGGCGAGCTCGAGATTTCGGTCAAAGGTCGCGCCAAACAGCTGCGGAACAGCGATTCCGGCGTGCTGGTACGGGGCGCTCCCGACATTCTGGTCAAACTCGCGAAGTGCTGCACGCCGGTGCCGGTCGACCCGATCGTTGGCTTCATCACTCGCGGCCAGGGCGTTTCGGTGCATCAGGCGAACTGCCACAACGTGCAGTCTCTTTTGCAGGAGCCCGAGCGGATGATCGAGGTCGAGTGGGCGCCGAGCTCGAAGAGCGTCTTCCTGGTGCAGATCCAAGTGGAGGCTCTGGACCGTTCCGGGCTGCTCTCCGATGTGACGCGGGTGCTCTCGGAGAATCATGTGAACATCCTTTCCGCGACGGTCACGACTTCGAGCGACCGGCTGGCGCTCAGCCGGTTCGTGTTCGAGATGGGGGACACCACCCACCTCGACCGCGTGCTCAATGCCGTCCGCCGTATCGACACCGTCTACGACGTGTATCGCGTCAGCGCGGGCTGA